From the genome of Pseudomonas bubulae:
AAATACTTGCCCGCAAAGATGTAGACCAGCAGCGTCGGCAGCCCCGCGATCATGGCCGCAGCCATGTCCACGTTGTATTCCTTGGCGCCGGTGCTGGTATTGACCAGGTTGTTGAGCGCCACCGTAATCGGCTGCGCATCGCCACTGGCAAACACCACACCAAACAGAAAGTCGTTCCAGATTTGAGTGAACTGCCAGATCAGGCAGACCATGACGATGGGCACCGACATCGGCAGCAGGATGCGCCCGAAAATAGTGAAAAAGCCCGCACCGTCCAGACGCGCAGCCTTGACCAGCGCATCCGGGATACTCACGTAGTAGTTGCGGAAAAACAGCGTGGTAAAGGCCAGACCGTAGACCACATGCACCAGCACCAGGCCGGTGGTGGTGTTGGCCAGCCCCAGTTTGCCGATGGTGAACGAGGCCGGCAGCAACACCGTCTGAAACGGCAGGAAGCAGCCAAACAACAGCAGGCCGAAAAACAGCTGCGAACCGCGAAAACGCCACATCGACAAGACATAACCGTTCATGGCGCCGATAAAGGTCGAAATCAGGACCGCTGGCACGGTGATTTTCACCGAGTTCCAGAAATACCCGCCCACCGTGTCCCAGGCCTTGATCCAGCCGATACCGTCGATCACTTGCGGCCAGCTCAGCAGGTTGCCGGTGCGGATGTCTTCCGGGGTTTTGAAACTGGTAAGCAGCATCACCACCAGCGGCACCAGATACACCGCCGCCGCAAGGATCAGGGTGGCGTAGATCGCCACACGGCTGAAGGTAAAACGCTGAGCATTAATCATGGCGTTTGTTCCTCAGCTCGGAATACAGATACGGCACGAGAATGGCCAGAATCGCGCCCAGCATCATGATCGCGCTGGCAGAACCGATGCCCATTTGCCCACGGCTGAAAGTAAAGGAGTACATGAACATCGCAGGCAGATCCGAGGAGTAGCCAGGGCCACCGGCAGTCATCGCTGACACCAGGTCGAAGCTCTTGATGGCAATGTGCGCCAGGATCATGAAGGCGCTGAAAAACACCGGTCGCAGGCTCGGCAGGACAATGCGCAAGTAGATGGTCGGCAAGTTTGCGCCGTCGACCTGAGCGGCACGAATGATCGACTGATCAACCCCGCGCAACCCGGCCAGAAACATCGCCATGACAAATCCGGAGGCCTGCCATACCGCCGCGATCACCAGGCAGTACACCACCCGGTCCTGATCCAGCAGCCAGTCAAAGCGAAAGCCTTCCCAGCCCCAGTCACGAAGCATTTTATCCAGCCCCAGGCCCGGGTTGAGCAGCCATTTCCAGGCCGTACCGGTGACGATCATGGAGAGCGCCATCGGGTACAGGTAGATGGTGCGGATAAAACCTTCCTTGCGAATCCGCTGGTCGAGCAGAATCGCCAGGAACACGCCAATCACCAGGCTGATGACGATAAACATGCCACCAAACACCGCCAGGTTCTTGCTCGCAACCCACCAGCGGTCATTGGCCATCAAGCGCGCATATTGCTGCAGGCCGACCCACTGGTAGCTGGGCATAAAACTGGAGTTGGTGAACGACAGCAGGAACGTCCAAAAAATGTAGCCATAAAAGCCCACCAATACGATCAGCATGCTCGGCGCCAAAACCAGCTTGGGCAACCAGCGCTGCAGCGCATCAAAGGGCGAGGCCTTGCTGAACACAGCCACGGAACTCATCGAAATACTCCCGGCAGGGTATGCCGGCATCCGCCAATGCAGATGCCGCACAACCAGGGACAAGGGGGGGAGCCACGCACAAGGCGTGGCGGGTCAGCTCAACGAATTACTGTGCCGACTTGATGGCCGAATAGAGCTTTTTCCCGGCAGTGGCCGGATCAGCACTCTTGTCGCTCATAAAGTTGCTTACCGTGTCGAAAATAGCGCCCTGTACCGCCAGCGAGGTGGCCATGTTATGCGCCATGCTCGGCAACTGACCGTGGGTTTTGCCCGCTTCGGCAAAATCCTTGGCCGAGGCCTGGGCACAGCTGTCGAACTTGCTCATGTCCAGGTCACTGCGTACCGGGATCGAGCCTTTGTTCTGGTTGAACACGTACTGGAATTCGGGTTCAAGGGCGACTTTGGCCACGTCGTTTTGCGCGGCGATATTGCCCGGCGTGTTGTTTTTCGCCGAGAGTTTGAACATCGCCAGCGAGTCGATGTTGTAGGTAAAGCTGCCCTGGGTGCCCGGAAACGGCACGCATTCGAAATCAGTACCGGCCTTTTTGCCCGCAGCAGCCCATTCGCTTTTCGCCCAGTCACCCATGATCTGCATGCCGGCCTTGCCGTTGATCACCTTGGCCGCTTCCAGGTTCCAGTCCTGGCCGGTGCCGTCAGGGTCCATATAGCCCTGGAGTTTTTTCAGTTTGCTGAACACTTCAGCCATCTGCGGGCCGGTGAGGGTTTTCTCATCAAGATCGACGAACGCTTTTTTATAGCCTTGCGGGCCCATGACGCTCAGCACCAGGTCTTCAAAGACCGTGCTGTCCTGCCACGGCTGGCCGCCGTGGGCCAGGGGAATAAAGCCCGCTGCCTTGAGCTTGTCGCCCGCAGCAAAAAGTTCGTCAAGGGTAGTGGGCGCCTTGTCGATACCGGCCTTTTTGAAGACTTCAGGGTTGATCCACAACCAGTTCACCCGGTGAATATTCACCGGTACCGCCACGTAATGGCCGTCGTACTTCATGGTGTCGGATACGGTCTTGGACAGCATGCCATCCCAGTTGTTGGCCTTGGACACCTCATCGAGGTTGGTCAACAAACCCAGTGCGCCCCACTCCTGCAAGTCCGGGCCCTTGATCTGCGCCGCTGATGGCGGGTTGCCGGAGACGGCGCGGGTTTTCAGCACGGTCATGGCCGCAGCACCGCCACCGCCTGCTACAGCGCTGTCCTGCCAGGTATAACCGTCTTTTTCGATCAGTTTTTTCAGCACATCAACCGCTTTGGCTTCACCGCCGGAGGTCCACCAATGCACCACTTCAACCGTGCCTTTGGAATCGGCAGGGGCGGCAGCATAAGCACCCAGGGGGAACAGTGTGGCAAGCGAAATGACAACGGCGAGGCGATTGAATGAATTCATGTCGAGACCTTTCTTGTTGTTATAGCTGTGCAAGTCTTTTGCTTGCGCTGCTAGAGAGTGTATCCATCGCAAACTGCCTGCACGTAACGAACAGACGCCGAAATGTCACAACCTGGTGACATGGCGCCCGAGGTGATTGTTCTGTTCCAAAGATCTTTCAACAGCGCTAAACCCCGTATTCCTCTGGGCACTTAAGCTGCGCCTATCGATACATAAGGTATTTTCTGCGTTGCATGTAGGACGGATCCCGAAGTCGTTTTCCCACGTTGAACCTGCAAAAAACTTCAGCGAGGCTGCAACACTTCGCCACAATTCAAGAACGGATGCCGGCCCCCCCATCAGGAGATGAGTTTCATGCCAAAACAGCGCGTAACGCCCCAGAATCACTGTTTTATCAGCCAGCTACTGGATCCGGACGGCACCCCCTGCGCCTGGAAGCTGGACATTCGGCGCTCGGGGAAAGTACATGTCCACTGTTTCAATTTCACCGACTACGCGGATCAGGCTGCTGCCCTGGAGGCCGCTGAGACCATGCGTAACCAATTGGTTCTCAAAATGCCCCTGGCGTTTTCTTATGAAAACCGTCAGCGCCTTATGCCGCACAACACCAGCGGTCA
Proteins encoded in this window:
- a CDS encoding carbohydrate ABC transporter permease, with protein sequence MINAQRFTFSRVAIYATLILAAAVYLVPLVVMLLTSFKTPEDIRTGNLLSWPQVIDGIGWIKAWDTVGGYFWNSVKITVPAVLISTFIGAMNGYVLSMWRFRGSQLFFGLLLFGCFLPFQTVLLPASFTIGKLGLANTTTGLVLVHVVYGLAFTTLFFRNYYVSIPDALVKAARLDGAGFFTIFGRILLPMSVPIVMVCLIWQFTQIWNDFLFGVVFASGDAQPITVALNNLVNTSTGAKEYNVDMAAAMIAGLPTLLVYIFAGKYFLRGLTSGAVKG
- a CDS encoding carbohydrate ABC transporter permease, giving the protein MSSVAVFSKASPFDALQRWLPKLVLAPSMLIVLVGFYGYIFWTFLLSFTNSSFMPSYQWVGLQQYARLMANDRWWVASKNLAVFGGMFIVISLVIGVFLAILLDQRIRKEGFIRTIYLYPMALSMIVTGTAWKWLLNPGLGLDKMLRDWGWEGFRFDWLLDQDRVVYCLVIAAVWQASGFVMAMFLAGLRGVDQSIIRAAQVDGANLPTIYLRIVLPSLRPVFFSAFMILAHIAIKSFDLVSAMTAGGPGYSSDLPAMFMYSFTFSRGQMGIGSASAIMMLGAILAILVPYLYSELRNKRHD
- a CDS encoding ABC transporter substrate-binding protein gives rise to the protein MNSFNRLAVVISLATLFPLGAYAAAPADSKGTVEVVHWWTSGGEAKAVDVLKKLIEKDGYTWQDSAVAGGGGAAAMTVLKTRAVSGNPPSAAQIKGPDLQEWGALGLLTNLDEVSKANNWDGMLSKTVSDTMKYDGHYVAVPVNIHRVNWLWINPEVFKKAGIDKAPTTLDELFAAGDKLKAAGFIPLAHGGQPWQDSTVFEDLVLSVMGPQGYKKAFVDLDEKTLTGPQMAEVFSKLKKLQGYMDPDGTGQDWNLEAAKVINGKAGMQIMGDWAKSEWAAAGKKAGTDFECVPFPGTQGSFTYNIDSLAMFKLSAKNNTPGNIAAQNDVAKVALEPEFQYVFNQNKGSIPVRSDLDMSKFDSCAQASAKDFAEAGKTHGQLPSMAHNMATSLAVQGAIFDTVSNFMSDKSADPATAGKKLYSAIKSAQ